The following are from one region of the Procambarus clarkii isolate CNS0578487 chromosome 52, FALCON_Pclarkii_2.0, whole genome shotgun sequence genome:
- the LOC138352115 gene encoding DDRGK domain-containing protein 1-like gives MGVRPDPQKTGFVTVENKRRNTGDALKPKTGSTTPTEEGSESISSGNTPGGEHKTENGNPVKTNSAHGRSEDDRKISRDTIVEGYKTNVEKSISKINLIIEDYKKLLDQREEEKAKREEEKAKREERKAKREEEKAKREEEKAKREERKAKREEAAKAREELAAKGI, from the exons ATGGGTGTGAGACCCGACCCACAAAAAACAGGCTTT GTGACAGTAGAAAACAAACGCCGTAATACCGGTGATGCCCTAAAACCCAAAACGGGATCGACAACACCAACGGAAGAAGGATCAGAGTCCATAAGCTCCGGTAACACTCCCGGAGGAGAACACAAAACCGAAAACGGTAACCCCGTCAAGACAAACTCGGCCCATGGACGAAGTGAAGATGATAGAAAAATCTCTCG AGACACAATTGTTGAAGGATATAAGACAAATGTTGAAAAGTCCATAagtaaaattaatttaattattgagGACTATAAAAAACTTTTGGACCAACGGGAGGAGGAAAAGGCCAAACGGGAGGAGGAAAAGGCCAAACGGGAGGAGAGAAAGGCCAAACGGGAGGAGGAAAAGGCCAAACGGGAGGAGGAAAAGGCCAAACGGGAGGAGAGAAAGGCCAAACGGGAGGAGGCAGCTAAAGCCAGAGAGGAACTGGCAGCGAAGGGCATTTAA